In one window of Bradyrhizobium sp. AZCC 1721 DNA:
- a CDS encoding biotin--[acetyl-CoA-carboxylase] ligase: protein MTFSLGPKAISAGYRLAAFDQIGSTNAEAMARARSGEVGPMWFVTTEQTAGRGRRQRAWSAPRGNLASSILEVMDVSPAVAATLGFAAGLSLERALQKLSIEANMRRAGADPLKFALKWPNDVLAERQKLAGILLEAEAVAGNRLAVVVGIGTNVIAAPEGTPTPATSLAALGVHVGAEELFTALSDAWVEFRGIWDNGRGFTDIRKAWLERAFGLGERVAINTGAATVEGTFDTIDESGCLIVRNAEGKRTAITAGEVYFGAAASVGAA, encoded by the coding sequence ATGACTTTCTCGCTCGGTCCCAAAGCTATATCGGCGGGCTACCGTCTCGCCGCTTTCGACCAGATCGGTTCGACCAACGCCGAAGCCATGGCGCGCGCCCGCAGCGGCGAAGTTGGGCCGATGTGGTTCGTGACAACGGAGCAGACCGCGGGGCGCGGCCGCCGGCAGCGCGCCTGGAGCGCACCGCGCGGCAACCTCGCCAGCAGCATTCTGGAAGTCATGGATGTGTCGCCGGCGGTGGCGGCGACGCTGGGCTTTGCCGCCGGGCTGTCGCTGGAACGCGCGCTGCAGAAACTCAGCATCGAAGCCAATATGCGCCGGGCCGGCGCGGATCCCCTGAAGTTCGCCTTGAAATGGCCGAACGACGTGCTGGCGGAGCGGCAGAAGCTCGCCGGCATCCTGCTGGAGGCCGAAGCCGTGGCGGGCAACCGTCTCGCCGTGGTGGTCGGCATCGGCACCAACGTCATTGCCGCGCCCGAAGGCACGCCGACGCCGGCGACCTCGCTCGCCGCGCTCGGCGTTCATGTCGGCGCGGAGGAGCTTTTCACGGCGCTGTCGGACGCCTGGGTTGAATTCCGCGGCATCTGGGACAACGGTCGCGGCTTTACCGACATTCGGAAAGCCTGGCTGGAGCGTGCCTTCGGTCTCGGCGAGCGGGTCGCGATCAACACGGGAGCCGCGACCGTCGAAGGCACGTTCGACACCATCGACGAGAGCGGCTGCCTGATCGTTCGCAACGCCGAGGGTAAGCGCACGGCCATCACGGCTGGCGAAGTCTATTTCGGCGCAGCGGCGTCGGTGGGAGCTGCCTGA
- the nuoN gene encoding NADH-quinone oxidoreductase subunit NuoN, with the protein MSFSSAGYQLLPVLPELVLAVGAMALLMLGAYRSEGTTKIVTSLAVVLLVVTGALELMLPAGKLTTFGGSFVVDDFARFLKILAIIGSAVTLILSTEFLSDPSRRIFEYSILVLLSTLGMMVLISAADLIMLYLGLELMSLALYVVAASNRDNAKSTEAGLKYFVLGALSSGMLLYGASLIYGFTGTVDFAGIAAAVKTGSVGIVFGLVFLLAGLCFKVSAVPFHMWTPDVYEGAPTPVTAFFASAPKVAALAVFTRVTLTAFPGIVPQWQQILVFVAIASMALGSFAAIGQRNIKRLMAYSSIGHMGFALVGLASGTVEGAQGVLVYIAIYVAMTLGSFAVILTMKRNGQAVEQISDFAGLSRTNPMLAFFFAMLLFSLAGIPPLAGFFAKWYVFVAAIKAGLFTLAVIGVLTSVVGAFYYLTIIKLMYFDEPAGEVEPMRIELRTVLAVAGIFNIFFFVYPGPLVSVATAAAKSLF; encoded by the coding sequence ATGAGCTTTTCGAGTGCAGGTTATCAGTTGCTGCCGGTATTGCCGGAGCTGGTGCTCGCCGTCGGCGCCATGGCGCTGTTGATGCTCGGCGCGTACCGCAGCGAGGGGACCACGAAAATCGTCACCAGCCTCGCGGTCGTGCTGCTCGTCGTCACCGGCGCGCTGGAGCTGATGCTGCCGGCCGGCAAGCTCACGACCTTCGGCGGCAGCTTCGTCGTCGACGACTTTGCCCGCTTCCTGAAGATCCTTGCGATCATCGGCTCGGCGGTGACGCTGATCCTGTCGACGGAATTTCTGTCCGATCCGTCGCGGCGCATTTTCGAATATTCGATCCTGGTGCTGCTCTCCACGCTCGGCATGATGGTGCTGATCTCGGCCGCCGATCTGATCATGCTCTATCTCGGGCTCGAGCTGATGTCGCTCGCGCTCTACGTGGTCGCGGCAAGCAACCGCGATAACGCCAAGTCCACCGAGGCCGGGCTGAAGTATTTCGTGCTCGGCGCGCTGTCCTCGGGCATGCTGCTCTACGGCGCTTCGCTGATCTACGGTTTCACCGGCACGGTCGATTTTGCGGGCATCGCGGCGGCGGTGAAGACCGGCAGCGTCGGCATCGTGTTCGGCCTCGTGTTCCTGCTGGCCGGGCTCTGCTTCAAGGTATCCGCGGTGCCGTTCCATATGTGGACGCCTGACGTCTATGAGGGGGCGCCGACGCCGGTCACGGCGTTCTTTGCTTCGGCGCCGAAGGTCGCAGCGCTTGCGGTGTTCACCCGCGTGACGCTGACCGCCTTCCCGGGCATCGTGCCGCAATGGCAGCAGATCCTCGTGTTCGTCGCGATTGCCTCGATGGCGCTGGGCTCGTTCGCCGCGATCGGGCAGAGGAACATCAAGCGCCTGATGGCCTATTCGTCGATTGGTCATATGGGGTTTGCGCTGGTCGGGCTTGCGTCCGGCACCGTGGAGGGCGCGCAGGGCGTGCTGGTCTACATCGCAATCTACGTCGCGATGACGCTCGGCTCCTTCGCCGTCATCCTGACCATGAAGCGCAACGGGCAGGCGGTCGAGCAGATCAGCGATTTCGCAGGGCTGTCGCGCACCAATCCGATGCTGGCGTTCTTCTTTGCGATGCTGCTGTTCTCGCTGGCCGGCATTCCGCCGCTCGCGGGCTTCTTCGCCAAATGGTACGTGTTCGTGGCCGCGATCAAGGCGGGCCTGTTCACGCTCGCCGTCATCGGCGTGCTGACCAGCGTGGTGGGCGCGTTCTACTATCTCACCATCATCAAGCTGATGTATTTCGACGAGCCGGCCGGCGAGGTCGAGCCGATGCGCATCGAATTGCGCACGGTGCTGGCGGTTGCCGGTATCTTCAACATCTTCTTCTTCGTCTATCCGGGGCCGCTGGTCAGCGTAGCCACGGCGGCGGCGAAGTCGCTGTTCTAG
- a CDS encoding NADH-quinone oxidoreductase subunit M, translating into MTTWPILSVVTFLPVLGALVVYLSRGDDEAARRNARWIALWTTLVTFAVSLILVWRFDAASADFQFVEKANWLASGISYHMGVDGISLPFVILTTALMPLCIIASWKSVTNRVREYMMAFLFLETLMVGTFSALDLVLFYLFFEGGLIPMFLIIGVWGGPRRVYASFKFFLYTLLGSVLMLLAIMALYWNAGTTDIPTLMQTAVPRSLQTWAWLAFFASFAVKMPMWPVHTWLPDAHVEAPTAGSVILAAILLKMGGYGFLRFSLPMFPLASHDFAPLIFSLSVIAIVYTSLVALMQEDIKKLIAYSSVAHMGFVTMGIFAATTQGVAGGVFQMVSHGIVSGALFLCVGIVYDRMHTREIVAYGGLVNRMPLYALVFMVFTMANVGLPGTSGFVGEFMTLLGTFKVSIPTATFATLGVILSAGYALWLYRKVVFGALTKPSLASIKDLTPRESLTLFPLVALTILFGVYPKPVLDMSAASVQQLVNNYNAAVTAVKAAALVAQ; encoded by the coding sequence ATGACAACCTGGCCGATTCTTTCCGTCGTCACCTTCCTGCCGGTGCTCGGCGCGCTGGTAGTCTATCTCAGCCGTGGCGACGACGAAGCCGCGCGGCGCAACGCGCGCTGGATCGCGCTGTGGACCACGCTGGTCACCTTCGCGGTGTCGCTGATTCTGGTCTGGCGCTTCGATGCCGCAAGTGCGGACTTCCAGTTCGTCGAAAAAGCGAACTGGCTCGCCAGCGGCATTAGCTATCACATGGGGGTCGATGGCATCTCGCTGCCGTTCGTGATTCTGACCACGGCGCTGATGCCGCTCTGCATCATCGCGAGCTGGAAATCCGTCACCAATCGCGTGCGCGAATACATGATGGCGTTCCTGTTCCTGGAAACGCTGATGGTCGGCACCTTTTCGGCGCTCGACCTCGTGCTGTTCTATCTGTTCTTCGAAGGCGGCCTGATCCCGATGTTCCTGATCATCGGCGTCTGGGGCGGTCCGCGCCGGGTCTACGCGTCGTTCAAGTTCTTCCTCTACACGCTGCTCGGCTCGGTCCTGATGCTGCTCGCGATCATGGCGCTGTACTGGAATGCCGGCACCACCGACATCCCGACCCTGATGCAAACCGCCGTGCCGCGCAGCTTGCAGACCTGGGCGTGGCTGGCATTCTTTGCCTCGTTTGCGGTGAAGATGCCGATGTGGCCGGTGCACACCTGGTTGCCCGACGCGCACGTCGAGGCGCCGACGGCAGGCTCGGTGATCCTGGCCGCGATCCTGTTGAAGATGGGCGGCTACGGCTTCCTGCGCTTCTCGCTGCCGATGTTCCCCCTGGCGTCGCATGATTTTGCGCCGCTGATCTTCTCGCTGTCGGTGATCGCCATCGTCTACACCTCGCTGGTGGCGTTGATGCAGGAAGACATCAAGAAGCTGATCGCCTATTCGTCGGTGGCCCATATGGGCTTCGTCACCATGGGCATCTTCGCCGCGACCACGCAAGGCGTCGCCGGCGGCGTGTTCCAGATGGTGTCGCACGGCATCGTCTCCGGCGCGCTGTTCCTGTGCGTCGGCATCGTCTACGACCGCATGCATACCCGCGAGATCGTGGCCTATGGAGGCCTCGTCAACCGGATGCCGCTCTACGCACTGGTGTTCATGGTGTTCACCATGGCCAATGTCGGACTGCCCGGCACGAGCGGCTTCGTCGGCGAGTTCATGACGCTGCTCGGCACCTTTAAGGTCTCGATCCCGACCGCAACCTTTGCCACCCTCGGCGTCATCCTGTCGGCGGGCTATGCGCTGTGGCTCTATCGCAAGGTCGTGTTCGGCGCGCTGACCAAGCCGTCGCTCGCCAGCATCAAGGACCTGACGCCCCGCGAAAGCCTGACGCTGTTCCCGCTGGTGGCGCTGACCATCCTGTTCGGTGTCTATCCGAAGCCGGTGCTCGACATGTCGGCGGCCTCGGTCCAGCAACTCGTCAACAACTACAACGCCGCCGTGACTGCCGTGAAGGCAGCCGCGCTGGTCGCGCAATAA
- the nuoL gene encoding NADH-quinone oxidoreductase subunit L → MVQAIVFLPLLGAILAGLIAIFGAHARNPSGDEVKHHDHGHGDQGLGDHAHAAEAHDDHGHGDHHVAEPPAQGSRAAELITTGLLFVSAALSWVTLVDVGFMHHDARIALFPWINSGDLQVSWALRVDTLTAVMLVVVNTVSSLVHLYSIGYMDEDPHRPRFFAYLSLFTFAMLMLVTADNLVQLFFGWEGVGLASYLLIGFWYQKPSANAAAIKAFVVNRVGDFGFALGIFAVFMLLNTTDFETIFAGAQGLSGKTIDFFGWHADALTLICLLLFMGAMGKSAQFLLHTWLPDAMEGPTPVSALIHAATMVTAGVFMVARLSPLFELAPNAQAVVMFFGATTAFFAATVGLVQNDIKRIVAYSTCSQLGYMFVAMGAGAYSVGMFHLFTHAFFKALLFLGSGSVIYAMHHEQDIRNMGGLKDKIPYTYSVMVIGTLALTGFPLTAGYFSKDAIIESAYVAHNPFAFYGFAMTVVAAGLTSFYSWRLIFKTFHGEPHDQQHYEAAHESPLWMLVPIGLLAAGSILAGFPFKEVFAGHGVEEFFRDSLKMHPHIIDEMHHISPVIAFLPTVMMVLGFLVSWLFYIRRPYLPVELAGQHQMLYHFLLNKWYFDELYEIIFVRPAKRLGRFLWKKGDGFVIDGFGPDGVSARVLDVTRNVVKIQTGYLYHYAFAMLIGVAGLITWFMFGLGGQ, encoded by the coding sequence ATGGTTCAGGCAATCGTCTTTCTGCCGCTGCTGGGCGCCATTCTGGCCGGCCTGATCGCGATCTTCGGGGCGCATGCACGCAACCCGAGCGGCGATGAGGTCAAGCATCACGACCACGGCCATGGCGATCAAGGCCTTGGCGATCACGCGCACGCCGCGGAGGCCCATGACGATCATGGTCACGGCGATCATCACGTCGCCGAGCCGCCAGCTCAGGGCTCGCGCGCGGCCGAACTGATCACGACGGGACTTCTGTTCGTGTCCGCCGCGCTCTCCTGGGTGACGCTGGTCGATGTCGGCTTCATGCACCATGACGCCCGGATCGCGCTGTTTCCCTGGATTAATTCCGGCGATCTGCAGGTGTCGTGGGCGCTGCGCGTCGACACGCTGACCGCCGTGATGCTGGTGGTGGTCAACACCGTCTCCTCGCTCGTGCACCTCTATTCCATCGGCTACATGGACGAGGATCCGCACCGGCCGCGCTTCTTCGCCTATCTCTCGCTGTTCACCTTCGCGATGCTGATGCTGGTGACCGCGGACAACCTGGTCCAGCTTTTCTTCGGCTGGGAGGGCGTCGGTCTGGCGAGCTACCTCCTGATCGGCTTCTGGTACCAAAAACCGTCGGCGAATGCGGCGGCGATCAAGGCCTTCGTGGTCAACCGTGTCGGCGACTTCGGCTTTGCGCTCGGCATCTTCGCCGTCTTCATGCTGCTCAATACCACCGATTTCGAGACCATCTTTGCCGGCGCGCAGGGACTCTCGGGCAAGACCATCGACTTCTTCGGCTGGCATGCCGATGCGCTGACGTTGATCTGCCTGTTGCTGTTCATGGGCGCGATGGGCAAGTCAGCCCAGTTCCTGCTGCACACCTGGCTGCCGGACGCGATGGAAGGCCCGACCCCGGTCTCGGCGCTGATCCACGCCGCGACCATGGTGACGGCGGGCGTGTTCATGGTGGCGCGGCTGTCGCCGCTGTTCGAACTCGCGCCCAACGCGCAGGCCGTGGTGATGTTCTTCGGCGCCACCACCGCGTTCTTCGCTGCAACCGTCGGCCTCGTCCAGAACGACATCAAGCGCATCGTCGCCTATTCGACCTGCTCGCAGCTTGGCTACATGTTCGTGGCGATGGGGGCGGGGGCCTATTCGGTCGGCATGTTCCATCTGTTCACGCACGCCTTCTTCAAGGCGCTGCTGTTCCTGGGGTCAGGCTCGGTGATCTACGCGATGCATCACGAGCAGGACATCCGCAACATGGGCGGGCTGAAGGACAAGATCCCCTACACCTACAGCGTGATGGTGATCGGCACGCTGGCGCTGACCGGCTTCCCGCTCACCGCCGGTTATTTCTCGAAGGACGCGATCATCGAGTCGGCCTACGTCGCGCATAATCCGTTCGCGTTCTACGGCTTTGCGATGACGGTGGTCGCGGCCGGCCTGACCTCGTTCTATTCGTGGCGGCTGATCTTCAAGACGTTCCACGGCGAGCCGCACGACCAGCAGCATTACGAGGCCGCCCACGAGTCGCCGCTGTGGATGCTGGTCCCGATCGGCCTTCTCGCCGCCGGATCGATCCTGGCCGGCTTCCCGTTCAAGGAAGTGTTTGCGGGCCACGGCGTGGAAGAGTTCTTCCGCGATTCGCTCAAGATGCACCCGCACATCATCGACGAGATGCACCACATTTCGCCGGTCATCGCCTTCCTGCCGACGGTGATGATGGTGCTGGGCTTCCTGGTGTCGTGGCTGTTCTACATCCGGCGGCCGTATCTGCCGGTCGAACTCGCCGGTCAGCACCAGATGCTCTACCACTTCCTGCTCAACAAATGGTACTTCGACGAGCTCTATGAAATCATCTTCGTTCGCCCGGCGAAGCGGCTCGGCCGCTTCCTGTGGAAGAAGGGCGACGGTTTCGTCATCGACGGCTTCGGCCCGGATGGTGTCTCGGCGCGCGTGCTCGACGTCACCCGCAATGTGGTGAAGATCCAGACCGGCTACCTCTATCACTATGCTTTTGCGATGCTGATCGGTGTCGCGGGGCTGATCACCTGGTTCATGTTCGGCTTGGGAGGCCAGTAA
- the nuoK gene encoding NADH-quinone oxidoreductase subunit NuoK, translating into MTIGLGHYLAVAATLFTIGILGIFLNRKNIIVILMSIELILLAVNINLVAFSTFLGDIVGQVFALLVLTVAAAEAAIGLAVLVVYFRNRGSIAVEDVNLMKG; encoded by the coding sequence ATGACGATCGGTCTGGGCCACTATCTCGCGGTCGCCGCCACCCTGTTCACGATCGGGATCCTTGGCATCTTCTTGAACCGCAAGAACATCATCGTCATCCTGATGTCGATCGAGCTGATCCTGCTCGCCGTCAACATCAACCTGGTGGCGTTCTCGACCTTCCTCGGCGACATCGTAGGCCAGGTGTTCGCGCTCCTGGTGCTGACGGTTGCAGCCGCTGAAGCCGCGATCGGTCTTGCGGTGCTGGTGGTCTATTTCCGCAACCGCGGTTCCATTGCGGTTGAAGACGTCAATCTGATGAAGGGCTAG
- a CDS encoding NADH-quinone oxidoreductase subunit J, whose product MILPALFFYLFAGVCVASAVMVIVSRNPVHSVLYLILAFVNASGLFVLMGAEFLGMMLIVVYVGAVAVLFLFVIMMLDVDFTELREGFIEYLPIGLVIGGIFLAELLLVAGGWVMSPGTTKSITAAIPANVSNTEALGLVLYTKYIHYFQIAGMVLLVAMIGAIVLTLRHKAKVKRQDINVQNARTPELAMAVRKVASGQGLQDSDAAEWVK is encoded by the coding sequence ATGATCCTTCCCGCACTGTTCTTCTACCTCTTCGCCGGCGTCTGCGTGGCCTCGGCTGTGATGGTGATTGTCTCGCGCAATCCCGTGCACTCGGTGCTGTATCTGATCCTGGCCTTCGTCAATGCGTCCGGCCTGTTCGTGCTGATGGGCGCCGAATTCCTCGGCATGATGCTGATCGTGGTCTATGTCGGCGCGGTCGCGGTGCTGTTCCTGTTCGTGATCATGATGCTCGACGTCGATTTCACCGAGCTGCGTGAGGGCTTCATCGAATATCTGCCGATCGGTCTGGTGATCGGCGGCATCTTCCTCGCCGAATTGCTTTTGGTTGCCGGCGGCTGGGTCATGAGTCCCGGCACGACGAAATCGATTACGGCTGCGATTCCGGCCAATGTCAGCAACACCGAGGCGCTCGGGCTGGTGCTCTATACGAAGTACATCCATTACTTCCAGATCGCCGGCATGGTGCTTCTGGTCGCGATGATCGGCGCCATCGTGCTGACGCTGCGCCACAAGGCGAAGGTCAAGCGGCAGGACATCAACGTGCAGAACGCGCGGACGCCGGAGCTCGCGATGGCCGTGCGCAAGGTGGCGTCGGGGCAGGGGCTGCAGGATTCGGACGCGGCGGAGTGGGTGAAATGA
- the nuoI gene encoding NADH-quinone oxidoreductase subunit NuoI, producing MSVNVNATARALLLSEFVSAFFLAMRYFFKPKPTINYPFEKNPISPRFRGEHALRRYPNGEERCIACKLCEAICPAQAITIEAGPRRNDGTRRTVRYDIDMVKCIYCGLCQEACPVDAIVEGPNFEFATETREELYYDKAKLLANGDRWEREIAKAIELDAPYR from the coding sequence ATGAGTGTCAACGTCAACGCAACAGCTCGCGCGCTTCTCTTGAGCGAATTCGTATCGGCGTTCTTTCTCGCCATGCGCTATTTCTTCAAGCCGAAGCCGACGATCAACTATCCGTTCGAGAAGAACCCGATCTCGCCGCGCTTCCGCGGCGAACATGCGCTGCGCCGCTATCCGAACGGCGAAGAGCGCTGTATCGCCTGCAAGCTGTGCGAGGCGATCTGCCCAGCGCAGGCGATCACGATCGAGGCGGGCCCGCGCCGCAACGACGGCACCCGGCGCACCGTGCGCTACGACATCGACATGGTGAAATGCATCTATTGCGGCCTGTGCCAGGAAGCCTGCCCGGTCGATGCCATCGTCGAGGGACCGAATTTCGAATTCGCGACCGAGACCCGCGAGGAACTCTACTATGACAAGGCGAAACTGCTCGCCAATGGCGACCGCTGGGAGCGCGAGATTGCGAAAGCCATCGAACTCGACGCGCCGTACCGGTGA
- the nuoH gene encoding NADH-quinone oxidoreductase subunit NuoH, with amino-acid sequence MAEFFASSFWTGFLWPLIIMVAQSLLLLVVLLIAIAYILLADRKIWAAVQIRRGPNVVGPWGLLQSFADLLKFVLKEPIIPSGSNKGVFLLAPLVSCVLALAAWAVIPMDAGWVIANINVGVLYIFAISSLSIYGIIMAGWSSNSKYPFLAALRSAAQMVSYEVSIGFVIITVLLCAGSLNLSAVVEAQNARGFASLIGLPQLTILNWYVWPLFPMFVVFYVSALAETNRPPFDLVEAESELVAGFMVEYGSTPYLLFMLGEYVAITTMCALATIMFLGGWLPPVALPPFTWIPGVVWFALKLFFMFFLFAMAKAIVPRYRYDQLMRLGWKVFLPLSLAMVVIVAAVLQFAGIAPK; translated from the coding sequence ATGGCTGAATTCTTCGCAAGCTCGTTCTGGACCGGCTTCCTCTGGCCGCTGATCATCATGGTCGCGCAGAGCCTGCTGCTGCTCGTCGTGCTGCTGATCGCGATCGCCTACATCCTGCTCGCCGACCGCAAGATCTGGGCGGCGGTGCAAATCCGCCGCGGCCCCAACGTAGTAGGTCCCTGGGGCTTGCTGCAATCCTTCGCGGACCTTTTGAAGTTCGTGCTGAAGGAGCCGATCATCCCGTCCGGCTCCAACAAGGGTGTGTTTCTGCTGGCACCGCTGGTGTCCTGCGTGCTGGCGCTGGCCGCCTGGGCCGTCATTCCGATGGATGCCGGCTGGGTGATCGCCAATATCAACGTCGGCGTTCTCTACATCTTCGCGATCTCGTCGCTGTCGATCTACGGCATCATCATGGCCGGCTGGTCGTCGAACTCGAAATACCCGTTCCTGGCGGCGCTTCGCTCCGCGGCGCAGATGGTCTCCTACGAGGTCTCGATCGGCTTCGTCATCATCACGGTTTTGTTGTGCGCCGGCTCGCTCAACCTTTCGGCGGTGGTGGAAGCGCAGAATGCCCGTGGCTTCGCCAGCCTGATCGGGCTGCCGCAGCTCACCATCCTGAACTGGTACGTGTGGCCGCTGTTCCCGATGTTCGTGGTGTTCTACGTCTCGGCGCTGGCCGAGACCAACCGTCCGCCGTTCGATCTGGTGGAAGCGGAGTCCGAACTGGTGGCCGGCTTCATGGTCGAATACGGCTCGACGCCGTATCTGTTGTTCATGCTCGGCGAATATGTCGCGATCACCACGATGTGCGCGCTGGCGACGATCATGTTCCTCGGCGGCTGGCTGCCGCCGGTGGCGCTGCCGCCGTTCACCTGGATCCCGGGTGTAGTCTGGTTTGCGCTGAAACTGTTCTTCATGTTCTTCCTGTTCGCTATGGCGAAGGCGATCGTGCCGCGCTACCGCTACGATCAACTGATGCGGCTCGGCTGGAAGGTGTTTTTGCCGCTGTCGCTGGCGATGGTGGTGATTGTGGCCGCGGTGCTGCAGTTCGCCGGCATTGCGCCGAAGTGA
- the nuoG gene encoding NADH-quinone oxidoreductase subunit NuoG, with amino-acid sequence MTKLIIDGKEIDVPAEYTLLQACEAAGAEIPRFCYHERLSIAGNCRMCLVEIKGGPKPVASCAWGVRDCRPGPKGEPPEISTRSPMVRKAREGVMEFLLINHPLDCPICDQGGECDLQDQAMGYGVDTSRFAENKRAVEDKYLGALVKTSMNRCIQCTRCVRFSAEVCGTPEMGATGRGEDMEITTYLEQALTSELQGNLVDICPVGALTSKPYAFAARPWELGKTQSVDVMDGVGSAIRVDTRGREVMRILPRINEAVNEEWISDKTRHVVDGLRTQRLDRPYVRENGKLRAASWQEAFAAVAAKVRMSDGKRMGAIAGDLAAVEEMFAFKDLLGRYGSSNLAVQGGDAFDPKAGRATYIFNPTIVGIEQADALLIIGSNPRKEAAVLNARIRKRWRTGQLKVALVGAKADLTYDYDYLGAGTGTLGELASGKHSFVEVLKGAKNPIVLVGAGSLARHDGAAVLSLAAKVAAGTGALKDGWNGFAVLQDTASRAGALDIGFAAGAGGLNLAQMTTFGTLDVLFLLGADEVKVPDGTFVVYIGTHGDRGAHRADVILPGAAYTEKSGLYVNTEGRAQIASRAAFPPGEAREDWAIVRALSDVLGKKLPYDSLQALRQTLFKAFPHLMRIDQNEPGKAGDVKALAGKKGGKVDKTPFKSSVEDFYLTNPIARASAVMAECSRLASGKMLTAAE; translated from the coding sequence ATGACCAAACTCATCATCGACGGCAAAGAGATCGATGTGCCTGCGGAGTACACCCTGTTGCAGGCGTGCGAGGCCGCGGGCGCCGAAATCCCGCGCTTCTGCTACCACGAGCGGCTGTCGATCGCCGGCAATTGCCGAATGTGCCTCGTCGAGATAAAGGGCGGCCCGAAGCCGGTCGCAAGCTGCGCCTGGGGCGTGCGCGATTGCCGGCCCGGCCCCAAGGGCGAGCCGCCGGAGATTTCCACGCGTTCGCCGATGGTCAGGAAGGCACGCGAAGGCGTGATGGAATTCTTGCTGATCAACCACCCGCTGGATTGCCCGATCTGCGACCAGGGTGGTGAGTGCGATCTGCAGGACCAGGCGATGGGCTATGGCGTCGACACCTCGCGCTTTGCCGAGAACAAGCGCGCGGTCGAGGACAAATATCTGGGCGCGCTGGTCAAGACCTCGATGAACCGCTGCATCCAGTGCACGCGCTGTGTCCGCTTCTCCGCCGAAGTCTGCGGCACGCCGGAAATGGGTGCCACCGGGCGCGGCGAGGACATGGAGATCACGACCTATCTGGAGCAGGCGCTGACTTCCGAGCTGCAGGGCAACCTCGTCGATATCTGTCCCGTGGGCGCGCTGACCTCGAAGCCGTATGCTTTCGCCGCGCGTCCGTGGGAGCTCGGCAAGACGCAGTCGGTGGACGTCATGGATGGCGTAGGTTCCGCGATCCGCGTCGATACCCGTGGCCGCGAGGTGATGCGGATCCTGCCGCGCATCAACGAGGCGGTGAACGAGGAATGGATTTCCGACAAGACCCGTCACGTCGTCGACGGCCTGCGTACGCAGCGGCTCGACCGGCCCTACGTCCGCGAGAACGGCAAGCTTCGCGCCGCGTCGTGGCAGGAGGCCTTCGCGGCGGTCGCTGCCAAGGTCAGGATGAGCGACGGCAAGCGGATGGGAGCCATCGCCGGTGACCTCGCTGCGGTCGAGGAGATGTTCGCGTTCAAGGATCTGTTGGGCCGATACGGCTCCAGCAATCTGGCGGTGCAGGGCGGCGACGCCTTCGACCCCAAGGCGGGACGGGCAACCTACATCTTCAATCCGACCATTGTGGGCATCGAGCAGGCCGACGCGCTCCTGATCATCGGCTCCAATCCGCGCAAGGAAGCTGCCGTCCTCAACGCGCGGATCCGCAAGCGCTGGCGCACGGGTCAGCTCAAGGTCGCTCTCGTCGGCGCCAAGGCCGATCTGACCTACGACTACGACTATCTCGGCGCGGGCACGGGTACGCTTGGTGAACTCGCCAGCGGCAAGCATTCCTTCGTCGAGGTGCTGAAGGGCGCCAAGAACCCGATCGTGCTGGTCGGCGCCGGTTCGCTGGCGCGCCATGACGGGGCGGCGGTGCTTTCGCTGGCGGCCAAGGTCGCGGCAGGCACGGGCGCGCTCAAGGACGGCTGGAACGGCTTTGCCGTTTTGCAGGATACCGCCTCGCGCGCGGGCGCGCTCGATATCGGCTTTGCGGCAGGCGCAGGTGGCCTCAACCTGGCGCAGATGACGACGTTCGGCACGCTCGACGTGCTCTTTCTGTTGGGAGCGGATGAGGTTAAGGTGCCGGACGGCACGTTCGTGGTCTATATCGGCACCCATGGCGACCGCGGCGCGCACCGCGCCGACGTCATCCTGCCGGGCGCAGCCTATACCGAAAAGTCCGGCCTCTACGTCAACACCGAGGGCAGGGCGCAGATCGCCAGCCGCGCGGCGTTTCCGCCCGGAGAGGCGCGCGAGGACTGGGCGATCGTCCGCGCGTTGTCGGACGTGCTCGGCAAGAAGCTGCCCTATGACTCGCTGCAGGCGCTGCGCCAGACGCTGTTCAAGGCCTTCCCGCATCTGATGCGGATCGACCAGAACGAGCCCGGCAAGGCAGGTGACGTCAAGGCGCTCGCAGGCAAGAAGGGCGGCAAGGTCGACAAGACCCCGTTCAAGAGTTCGGTCGAGGATTTCTATCTGACCAACCCCATCGCGCGGGCCTCGGCGGTGATGGCGGAATGTTCCCGGCTGGCGTCCGGGAAAATGCTGACGGCAGCGGAGTGA